The Thermacetogenium phaeum DSM 12270 genome segment GAATAAATCCAGCGGCCGAAGTAAAAATCAGGGTCACCGGTCATAAGGGTGTAGGGGGAAAGGCTCATATGATAGTTGCCGCTCTTCAATGCTTCGCTCCAGGCCCCAGCTTCCATCATCACGATCTCCACATCCAAGCCAAAATTTTTCAGCTCCGCTTGAATAATTTCAGCAATGGTTTTGTAAGGCCAGCGGTTGGCCAGAGCACTGCTGACAAGCCATCATCTACCTGACGGAACCCCAAAAACACATTAAGCAATTTCCCAATCTTTCACCTCCCAATAAAAAACCACGAAGAATCTACCCCTGCTGCAAGGCAGAAGACCTTCGTGGTCCTATTGCGTAGAAGATTCTTTATTTTCCGGATTACATTACTTGTAAGGCATTATTCGCCATAAAAGGCATATTTCCTCCAAAGCCTAATTCAATGATGCCTTGTTTACTTAAAGAGCACAACCACACCCAGCACCAAACAGGTCACTCCTTCCAGGACCACCAAATTGGCAATACCTGCTCTGCTGCCCAGGCGTGGACCGAAAAAGGAGACACTTAAGGGAAGATTACTGGACCAGAAGCTGAGAAAGTAATGGATGGATGAAGCCAGGAGCAAGGCAGTTATTGCCTCCACCGGGGTGACGATACCGGCCTTTAAAAAAGGCCCCAGAGTGCCGATACCGGCTACCATGCTGAGCATTCCGGTAGTGATCACGATCAGCACCGGGGCAGGGAGACCAAACCGGCGGAGAACAGGGTCTACAAGAGAAAGCCATGTTGTAACTGTCTCGGTCTGCATCAGGGTGATCACAAGAAAGGTAAGAGGAACAAATATGGCGACAAGGCGCCCAAAGCTGGGAAGGGATCCCTTTGCCGCATCAATGATCCTTTTACGAAGGGGATCGGAGGTCGGCTGGGGAAGTTGTTCAGACGAATGCCGAGCACTTTGAGGAGAAAGCAGCAACCTCCCCAAGAATAGCCCCACCAACCCAGCGCTGAAAAATACACCGAGGTACATCAGCAGATAAATCAGCCCCAGGCGCATGCCTAGGGCTCCCAAAACCACAGGAGCCATGTAGAAAACCATATTATATAATCCCTTAGGGAGATTGGAAACGAGAAAAAAGAGCACCACTTCTTTCATGTTGACAATACTGTTGTTTCTTAGTTCTGCAAGCATGGAATAGGCAGCAACCTCATTAACCAGACACAGGGTAAGGGGCGCATCAACCACTGAAGGCAGGTTGCCGAGGCGGGCCAGGGGGCGCATTACTCTCCCCAGCTGCCGGATCAGCGCAGTGTTCAAAGAAAGCCTTCCCAGGAAACAACCCAGAAACATCAAGGGAAGAACGCTTTTCCAGAGATCGAGAAGAACAGGCAGAGCAGCAATAATGGTCTTCATCTGATCACCTCAGACAAATAAACCACGAAAGCCCCCCCGTTTCAACAGGGTCACAGACCTCCGTGGCCTTGACAGGATAACTCCAGTTACCCGTTCTACACAGGACTTTTTATTCAACAGATAAAGCAAAAAATCCTGCAATATTTTTCATTCAATTGGACAGATCTTAAGAGCTTACTGCAAAACTAACAGATCGCAGAAGTGGTATGTTTTCTGTATGAGGGGGAAATCGATCAACGATAAAAAGGAAGCAGCTTCAAATGGAACCCCCACCACCCCAAAGGGTTTTGTATGAAGCTGCTTAACCTCACCAACCGACCAGCAGAACCGTCCCACCGCACTGAAGGCGCGGAAACCAATCTACTTTGTCACCATTATAAATAATGTAGCTGTATAGTTCCTGCGGTCGTAGTACCCCTCTTGAACATCATCATTATCTATGTATCTGACCAGCGCCAGATAAAAACCCGGTTTATCAAAGGTGAAGGCAGCCTTTCCTGCACCGTTCGTATCTTTTAGTTGGGGTTCATCCTTGTCGTCAGCCATACCGTTGATCAGGGCTACCTGGGTGCCGGCTGCAGGCGCCCCTTTATACTTGACTTGCAGCTCGATGGTATCCCCGACCTTCCAGGGCTTCCAGAAAAGAGGCAACAGCTCCAGATTGCCTCCCACAGCCTGCACCGCTCCTTCCAGGTCGTGCCCTACCGGAACAACAGCCCCGGCGTACTGGGTATAGGCGACCGACTCCAGGGGAAACTCACAGTCCTTTTTGGGGACATTCAAATATTGGCCGTCAACGGTTACCGTAAACACCCCCTCCGCTTCCACCACCGGTCTGTAAAAACCGGTTTGCTCGGGTATAAATGTGATCTTATAAGCTGTTTCCTCCGGCCCACCAATAGACAGCTCGCTTTTCTTCCCGTCGGGTTCAATAAGGTAGGATTTCAGTATCTCCTTCCGGCACAACCCATCGACCTTCATGTTGTGCCCCCATTTGAAGAGGAGTTCTACAGGTGAACAGCGATGCCCATGGCTGGACCTGAACTCCAGCCACCCCTCATGCCCCTGAACAACAAGGTGAGTAGTATCACGAAAACTTGTCATGTAACATTCCTCCTTCATTTTTATGCCCTGCCGGGCAACAAAGTCAAACTCCATTCTGTACAGCCAGTTAACCTTTATAACCCACATTTGAATTCAAAAAGTACCATTCTGTAGGAGTTATGACCACCCCTTCCACATCCTTGTGTACGGCTGTGATGATTTTGGGGTAGACCAGAAAGGCAAACGCTGCATCATCAATGAGGATCTGCTGCGCTTCCTTAGCTATGGTCTTTCTTTCCTCAGTGTCAAACGTAGACTGCAGCTTTCTACCCAGAGCATCAAGCTTCTCACTGCTGTAATGCCCGAAGTTATTATCCCCTCCTGTTAAAAAGACGGTTTCCAGCATGTACTGGGGATCCCCGGTAGGAGCGGTGCTGAAGCTATAAATAGCAGCATCAAAATCTCCACCCTTCATAGCCTCAGAAATGTTCTCAACATTGTTGATTTCGATCTTAATCCCGATATCTAATAATTGGCTCTGAATTGCTTCCATGATCACCGGCAATTCCGGCCTGCTCTTATAAGAAAGGAAGGTGTACTCAAGTTTCTTACCACCCTTCTGGCGGATGCCGTCACTCCCCCTTTTCCACCCCGCTTCGTCCAGAAGTCTCTTCGCCCCCGCAGGGTCGTAATGATATCCTTTCAATTCACTTCCCCCAAAGGGAAGCACCGGTGGAAAAGGACCTATGGCCGGAATGCCCGTCCCCGACATGACCTTTTGGGCAAGGTCATCCCTGTTGATGGCCATGTTGATCGCCTTCCGGACATTGATATCATCAAGGCCTGGCCTTTCCAGGTTGAAAACGAGCATGTGCACCCGCCCCGAAGACTCGCTTAATACCTTCAGTTCTTTATTCCTTTCCAGCAGCTCCACCTGTTCGGCAGGAATCTTATCTGCCACCTGGATTTCACCTGACTGCAGTGCCATTATCCGGGTGTTGGCATCGGGGATGTATTTAAACACAACCTCTTTTAACTCAGCCTTTTTACCCCAGTACTCTTCATTTCGGACCACCACCACACGCTCATCTCGCACATATTCCTTCAACTTGAACGGCCCGGTAAGAACAGGATTTTCCTTGAATTTATCCCCCATTTCCTCAGCGGCCTCGGCATCAACGATGGTAGCAAAGGGATCGGCCAGCGATGTCATAAAGGACGGGTTGGGGTTGTTGGTTTTGATAATAACCTCATTCCCTTGAGCTTCTATGGAAGCAATATCCAAAAGGCCAGGAGCCCTCTCATTAATCCCTATAGTGCGCTCCAGAGAGGCCTTCACAGCTGCCCCATCTAAAATTTTCCCGTTGTGAAACTTGACATTGTCCCTGATCTTAATCTTCCATGTCTTTTCATCAACCCTTGTCCAGGACTCGGCCAGCCAGGGCTCGATCTTCATTCCCTCACCGACTCTGACCAGGGTTTCTCCCATGCCGAATTCCATAGTATACCAACCGTTATACCCATCACCTGGGTCGAGGTTTGTACACCACTGCGCCCAACCTACGGTCAGGGGTTTGGTTTCCTTCTGTGAAGGAGCGGATGACCCTTTCCCGCATCCCGACGCCATCACTAAAAAAACCGCCAACGTCAAGAGAACAAGAACTTTTTTTGCCCTCATCGAATCTCCCCTTCAATCTGATCAATTTTTCACAGCCTTGACATACGCCCACGAATGAATTCGTGGGATTCTGGTTCATCGAAGGATGCCTGCCGATGCGGGGCTCACTCCTTCTCCCGCAAGTGTTGATGCCCCAACCCTGAGAATATTTATAGTCGTTGGTACACTGGTACTTGAGAATGTTTACAAATTGGCCGTGTCCGAGATCAGACCTGTCTGATATTTTCATGCTCTGTTGGTGCCGCCCCAGGCGGCGTGATGACAAGGCAATTGAGAAAGAACTGGCACACCTTCCGGACACTTCGCCACTTTTCACTATATTTGAGAAACACAACAGTCTCGATCTTAGATAAAAATATCATCACTCCATAGAACACAAAGAAGATCGCTAAGATCTGTCTCCAACCGATCCATCTGGAAGGGAAATTGAACGCACCCATTCTATCTGCGGTTTGTGCGGATCCGTCAGCCAACCAACATTGAGGCTATCAAATAACATCTGCCGTGGATCAGGAACCGGAAACACAGCCAGGAGCCCACTTGTGCCTCACAGCAATTCCCCCTCTACCCGTTCTCATCAGCAAAAGCAGGGGCTTCATCCTTTTTATTCAGGAACATTTCGGCATAATCTGCGTATCTGCCGGCGAAAACCGGCCGGGTAAACCACATCCCGCCATCACCGAGAATCACGGTCAATGGTTTGGCCCGCTCATAGTCCATCTCCCCAGCTTCATTGAAGAAGCGATCATCAGCCTCCAAATGAACCACTTTACCAATGACCAGTGAGTAGCGTTCACGCCTGATTTCTTCTACAAGCGTGCACTCTGCCCAGGCCAAACAACCTTCAACCCCGGGCGGTTTAACTGCCTGGGACGGACGCGGCTTCAAGCCAGCTTCTTCAAACTCATCAACTTCCGGTGGATAATTCCGGGAACAGATCATCACTGCCTCAGCGAGCTCGACAGGGGGAACATTGACAACAAACTCCCCTGTTTCGCGGATGTTGCTCAACGTGTCTCGCTTAATCCACGAAGCCAGGAGAAGGTCGTTAAAAGGCCTCAATATTGGAGTAATACATGACCAGGGGGCAACATTGCGCACCCCATCTTTTCCCACTGTGGAAATCAAAACCACTGGCAAAGGCATCACCTGTTCCCGCTTGCGCGGTGCCAAAACCCCCATTTCTTCTCCCTCCTAGATCAATTAAATTAATGAAAAAGACCACGAAGGCTCCCTTTCTTCAGAAAGGCGCAAGACCTTCATGGCCTGCTTTCTTGGAACAGCTTTAGATCCCTTTAAATTTATTTCGACACCGGACAGAAAATCCCTTCCAGAGCTACACAAAAAACTACCTCTGCAGGGAGCCTCTTTTGATCAAAAAAAGAAGCATTACTCCTCCTAAAAACACGGCCAAGCTACAGAACAAAAAGGCCAGTCTCAACCCTTTTAACTGGGAGAGCACCCCACCTAGAAAAGCACCGCCGACCAGGGCAGCCATCCGAAAAACCGTTAAAACACCCAAACTGCCAGCAGTGTCCCTTGGAAACAGCTCAGTCAACCTCACCGTAAGCGGAACAGAGGCTAGGGCCTGGGTGAGCCCTAGAATCCCCGCGAGCACACCTGCCCAGATGATGTTCCGAGCCAGAGCCAGAGCAGCAAAAACAACCCCGCTCCCCAACAGTCCCAGAAGCAAGGGACGCAACCACCCAAAGGAGTCTGTAAGATACCCCACCCATAAGACAGCCAGGCTGTAACTGACAAAATAGACAGTGATAACAAAGCCGACAATTTTCTCAGAAGGAACCAACTCGTAAAAGAAGACTTGCAAGAAGGCATTGCAGAAACCTACTGTGAGAGCAGGGAAAACAGCCAGCAAGGAGAGCAAGTAGACCAACCAGTTTTTCATGAGGCACACAGACCTGCCTTGCTTACCGGAAGGCTCATCACGTTCCACAGGCAACGAAGCCAGGAAACCCATCCCCATCACTGCTGCTCCAATTAAAAAGACGCTTTTAATCCCCAGGGGATCGATAAGTAAACCCGCAAACAAAGGTGTTATGGCAAACCCAAGATTGGCGAGGCACTGGTAGGCACCAACCGCCTGCCCCTTCTTCTGAGCCATTCGAGCCACGTACGCCGTACCAATGGTAAAACTTAAGGCTTCACTTACTCCCTGGAGGCACCTGAAACCAATAAGCTGCCAGGGGTGCTTGGAGAAGGCATAGGCCACCGGGGTCAGTGGAAGCAGGGCAAACCCAGCACAGGCAAAGCATTTCCTCCCCAACCTGTCAGCTAGCAGCCCCAGGGGGAGGACTGCCAGGGCCCAAGAAATCTCAAGCCCAGCGAAGAGCAACCCTGCTTCAAGATAACTTGCTCCCAATTGGCGAGCGTAAATAGAAAGAAAGGGAACCACAAAGCCCTGTCCCGAAAGGGCCAAAAAAATCGCGATACTGAACAGAGTGATATTGCGTTCCCTAAGCATCCCTGGTTCCCCTTCCCGCCTCAAGCATTTCCTTCAAGCCTTCGCCCAGAAAATTCACTGCCAACACAGTAAAAATGATGGCCAGCCCCGGAAAGAGAACTGTCCACCAAACCCCGACCATCAAGTCATCCATTTCCTCCATGATGATGTTTCCCCAGCTTGGTTGGTGTGGAGGGATACCAAGGCCAAGGAAGCTCAAGGTTGACTCTGCAAGAACGGCCTGGGCCACACTGAAGGTGGCAGCCACAAGAGCAGGAGCGAGCACATTCGGCAAAATATGAAAGATGACAAGGTACCACCCTGTAGCACCAAGGGCCTGCGCGGCCAGCACAAACTCTCTTTCCCGCAGCGAGAGGGTTTCGCTCCGGATCACCCGCGCTGTGGCCGTCCAACCAGTAAGGGCTAAAACCAGAACCACACTGAGAAAGCCTGGTTTTAAAAAGGCAAGGAGGACAATGTAAACAACGATATCTGGTAATGAATTAAAAACATCTACACAGCGCATCAAGATGTTGTCCAGAACGCCTCCCCAATACCCAGAGACAAGGCCGATAGCGACCCCCAACATTGTAGTGATTGCGGCCACGAGGAACCCAACCACCAGAGAAACCCGAGCTCCGTAAAGGCACCGGCTCAGGACATCGCGTCCGAGGTCGTCTGTCCCAAAGGGGTGCTCCCAAGAAGGAGCTTGACTGACCCTGGTAAGGCAAACTTTTCCAGGATCATCAGGAGAAATTAGGGGGGCAAAGACAGCCAAGAGCAACACCATAAAAAGAAAGCAAGCACCAAAGACAAACTTCTTCAGCACTCAGCTCTCACCACCATACCTCACCCTGGGATCAACAACAGCATAAGCAACGTCGGCAAGAAGGTTGCCCAGGACAACAAAGGTGCTTATTAAGAGAACAAGCCCCATCAGAACAGGGTAATCAGCCCGAAGAGCGCTTTCTACCAACAAACGGCCTACTCCCGGCCAGGCAAAGATTGTTTCGATGACCACACTCCCCCCAACGAGATGAGGAAAAGCCATACCTAAAAGGGTCAAAAAGGGCAGGAGGGCGTTGCGAAGAGCATGCCGTAAGAGGACAGCCCTCTCCGTAAGGCCCTTCGCCCTTGCCACCAGAATAAAGTCGGAGGTGAGCACTTCCAGCAAACTTGACCTAAGGAACCTCGAATACCAGGGAACAGTAGTTAGCGCAAGCACGAGAGACGGTAAAGCAAGGTGGTGAAGGAACCCCATGAGAGAAAAAGCAGCCTCCCGGGTATAACCGGTCCCGCATACAGGAAAAATATTTAGCTTGAGAGAAAAGGCGTAGATCAGGATCAGGGCGAGCCAGAAGTTTGGAGTAGCGTAAAGAGCGAAACCGAGGGCTGTAAACGCGTGGTCAAGAAGCGATCCCGCCTTTTTTGCAGATACCACTCCGAAATAAATACTGATAACCACAATGAGGAGGTAGCTTATTCCCATGAGTGCCAGTGTAGCCTGCAGGTGCTCCCCAATAACCTCGGCCACTGGCTCCCCAGTAAGCTGAGATCTTCCTAAATTACCATGGAGGAGCTGCCCCAACCAAACAAGGTATTGAACAGGCAAAGGCTTGTCCAGACCCCAGGAAGCCCGGAGCCGCGCCCGGTCTTGTGGAGAGAGTAATCCAGCTTCTTCTTTGCCCAGGTAAAGTTCAACAGGATCAATGGGTGAAAGATGAATGATCAGAAAAGCAAGGATGCTGATCCCGAAAAGGAGGGGGAGAACTTGGCTCCCCCTCCTCAAGAGATAACTTCGCAAACCCATTGTCGGCTCTCCTTTCGGCTACTACTCCAAGCTCCACTCTTCCAGGTTCCACCAAATCCCTTCGGTCAAGTAACCACTGTGGCCTTCAGGATGAATTTTGATTCCCTTAATCCTCTTGCTACAAAGATAAGTATGATCCATGAAGGCGATGAACACCATCGGCTGCTCCTCGGCCAAGATCTCCTGCAGCTTCCCGTAGATCTCCCGGCGCTTTTGTTTATCCATGGTCGCCCGCCCCTTTTCGAGAAGCTCGTCAACCGTTCCGTTCCGGAAGCAGGTAGGGTTCCACCAGCCTTGGCCTATAAACTCCGAATGCCAGATGGGATATTGATCATCAGGGTCGTACACTGTTGCAAAGAAAAAGAGGGTGGCATCCTGATACATGCGCGGCTTGATCTGCTCCCAACTCAGCCCGGCCAGCTCCACATCTATGCCGACTTCTCTCAAATCTGTTCTCACGGCAGTGCAGATGTCTTTACGTAAGACATCGTCTGCCGGATACATCAAGATGAAGCAGAGAGGTTCTCCGTTTTTATCCAGAATCCCATCACCATCAGTGTCCTCCCAGCCGGAAGCAGCCAGCAGAGTCTTTGCCTTTTCCAGGTCAGGGCTGTATCTTTTGGCTTTAGGGTTGAAGGCCCAGTGGTTGCTCCGGAAGGGGATGCTGGTGGGCTCTCCTTTGCCCTCGAGAACATTATCAACAATAGCCTGCTTGTCGATGGCATAAGCAATGGCCTGCCGAAGGTTTCGGTCGCGGAAGAGCGGGTTTTCATAGGGAAGAGCAATACCGCACCACTCACCTGTGGGCACAGTAAATACTTGGACTTCACTGCTTTCAGCCTTCGACGCCAGCTTTGGAGGCAGGAAAGCCCCATCAACCTCACCTTTGACTATCTGGAGAAGACGGGTGTTTTCATCCGGAATGAAAGTAACTACGACCCTATCGACCTCCGGCTTCCCCAGGAAGTAATCAGGGTTTGCCTCCATGACCAGCCTCTCTCCTTTTTTCCACTCTACAAATTTAAAAGGACCAGTGCCCACGGGGTTGTGGTTGAACTCGGCAGTCTTGATGTCTTTTCCATCCAGAAGGTGCTTGGGAACAATCCCTACTACCAGCTTCTCTAGAAAAGGAGCATAGGGTTTGGAAAGCTGGATTCTTAAGGTGTAGTCATCAACAACATCGATTTTCTCCACCAACTCAAAGTAGGGCTTGAGGGGAGATGCCACCTCGGGGTCGAGGATCTTCTCGTAGGTGAACTTTACATCATCAGCAGTAAATTCCTTCCCATCATGCCACTTCACCGCTCTGCGCAAATGGAAAGTGTAGATCTTTCCGTCAGAAGAGACCTTCCAGGACTCGGCCAGGTCCGGAACCACATTGAGAGATCTTCGTCAAACTTTACCAGACCATTGAAAAACTTGGAGCCTCCATATTTGCCGTAGCCTAGGATGGGGTTTAAATTGTCGTCCTCATATTTCGGGGGGCAATTACCAGAGTGCTCTCCCTGACCTGTGGAGCTGTTCCAGGCTCCTGTTTCCCACAGCCTGCAAGCAGGCTTGTCAGCATGACTACAAGCAACAAAATCCCCGTCAGCAAGAAAAACCTTTTCCCAGGCTTCATCATTCTGCCCTCCCTCTCTGCCTTCTCAAAAAATTACACTCTTCAATGTTCCCTTCATCAGGTAATCATGTCTTTCACCCCCCTTATCAATTCCTTCCTAGCTGGCCTGGTAGGAAATACGTGTTCGCCTGGAACACCGTGGAACCAACGGGACTCTGGCCCCTCTTCTTGCCCGGCGTATCCTAAGAGCACGAACCCCAAGACCGCAAAGGAAATGCAGAACACCGGAGGAAGGTACCACCACCAGTAGCCATTGACGATCCCCCCGTGGGTGAAGGCGTAGTGAAGCATCATCCCCCAGCTCTTTTGCGTCGGGTCGCCAAGCCCCAAGAAACTGAGCCCCGCTTCCGTGAGCATAGCACCGGCTACCGCCAGGGAAGCCTTGGCAAAAACGACCTCTGAGGTATTTGGAAGAATGTGCCGGAGCATGATGTAGAAACTGCCGGCACCCAAGGCGCGGGCACTCCTGACAAAGGGCATTTCCCTGATCTGCAATACTCTTGAGCGAACCACGCGGGCCGTCCCCGCCCAGCCCAAAAGGGAGATGGTGATGATGATGTTCCAAATGCTGGGCTTGAGGTAAGCCACCAGCACGATCACCAGCGGTAAAGTGGGGATCAGGAAAAAGAGATCGGCAAAGCGCATCAGCAGCTCATCCAGGGTTCCCCGCAGATAACCTGCCGCAAGCCCTACCAGGGTACCGATGACAGTAGCCAGAAAGGCGGCAAAG includes the following:
- a CDS encoding ABC transporter substrate-binding protein, producing the protein MANRWPYKTIAEIIQAELKNFGLDVEIVMMEAGAWSEALKSGNYHMSLSPYTLMTGDPDFYFGRWIYSDGQMNRARGVGYRSSEADRLVLNAARETDVAKRKALYGELRKLVAEDVPVVLLVR
- a CDS encoding nucleoside recognition domain-containing protein; translated protein: MKTIIAALPVLLDLWKSVLPLMFLGCFLGRLSLNTALIRQLGRVMRPLARLGNLPSVVDAPLTLCLVNEVAAYSMLAELRNNSIVNMKEVVLFFLVSNLPKGLYNMVFYMAPVVLGALGMRLGLIYLLMYLGVFFSAGLVGLFLGRLLLSPQSARHSSEQLPQPTSDPLRKRIIDAAKGSLPSFGRLVAIFVPLTFLVITLMQTETVTTWLSLVDPVLRRFGLPAPVLIVITTGMLSMVAGIGTLGPFLKAGIVTPVEAITALLLASSIHYFLSFWSSNLPLSVSFFGPRLGSRAGIANLVVLEGVTCLVLGVVVLFK
- a CDS encoding DUF4198 domain-containing protein, which translates into the protein MTSFRDTTHLVVQGHEGWLEFRSSHGHRCSPVELLFKWGHNMKVDGLCRKEILKSYLIEPDGKKSELSIGGPEETAYKITFIPEQTGFYRPVVEAEGVFTVTVDGQYLNVPKKDCEFPLESVAYTQYAGAVVPVGHDLEGAVQAVGGNLELLPLFWKPWKVGDTIELQVKYKGAPAAGTQVALINGMADDKDEPQLKDTNGAGKAAFTFDKPGFYLALVRYIDNDDVQEGYYDRRNYTATLFIMVTK
- a CDS encoding ABC transporter substrate-binding protein, whose translation is MRAKKVLVLLTLAVFLVMASGCGKGSSAPSQKETKPLTVGWAQWCTNLDPGDGYNGWYTMEFGMGETLVRVGEGMKIEPWLAESWTRVDEKTWKIKIRDNVKFHNGKILDGAAVKASLERTIGINERAPGLLDIASIEAQGNEVIIKTNNPNPSFMTSLADPFATIVDAEAAEEMGDKFKENPVLTGPFKLKEYVRDERVVVVRNEEYWGKKAELKEVVFKYIPDANTRIMALQSGEIQVADKIPAEQVELLERNKELKVLSESSGRVHMLVFNLERPGLDDINVRKAINMAINRDDLAQKVMSGTGIPAIGPFPPVLPFGGSELKGYHYDPAGAKRLLDEAGWKRGSDGIRQKGGKKLEYTFLSYKSRPELPVIMEAIQSQLLDIGIKIEINNVENISEAMKGGDFDAAIYSFSTAPTGDPQYMLETVFLTGGDNNFGHYSSEKLDALGRKLQSTFDTEERKTIAKEAQQILIDDAAFAFLVYPKIITAVHKDVEGVVITPTEWYFLNSNVGYKG
- a CDS encoding flavin reductase family protein; this encodes MGVLAPRKREQVMPLPVVLISTVGKDGVRNVAPWSCITPILRPFNDLLLASWIKRDTLSNIRETGEFVVNVPPVELAEAVMICSRNYPPEVDEFEEAGLKPRPSQAVKPPGVEGCLAWAECTLVEEIRRERYSLVIGKVVHLEADDRFFNEAGEMDYERAKPLTVILGDGGMWFTRPVFAGRYADYAEMFLNKKDEAPAFADENG
- a CDS encoding MFS transporter, whose translation is MLRERNITLFSIAIFLALSGQGFVVPFLSIYARQLGASYLEAGLLFAGLEISWALAVLPLGLLADRLGRKCFACAGFALLPLTPVAYAFSKHPWQLIGFRCLQGVSEALSFTIGTAYVARMAQKKGQAVGAYQCLANLGFAITPLFAGLLIDPLGIKSVFLIGAAVMGMGFLASLPVERDEPSGKQGRSVCLMKNWLVYLLSLLAVFPALTVGFCNAFLQVFFYELVPSEKIVGFVITVYFVSYSLAVLWVGYLTDSFGWLRPLLLGLLGSGVVFAALALARNIIWAGVLAGILGLTQALASVPLTVRLTELFPRDTAGSLGVLTVFRMAALVGGAFLGGVLSQLKGLRLAFLFCSLAVFLGGVMLLFLIKRGSLQR
- a CDS encoding ABC transporter permease, with amino-acid sequence MLKKFVFGACFLFMVLLLAVFAPLISPDDPGKVCLTRVSQAPSWEHPFGTDDLGRDVLSRCLYGARVSLVVGFLVAAITTMLGVAIGLVSGYWGGVLDNILMRCVDVFNSLPDIVVYIVLLAFLKPGFLSVVLVLALTGWTATARVIRSETLSLREREFVLAAQALGATGWYLVIFHILPNVLAPALVAATFSVAQAVLAESTLSFLGLGIPPHQPSWGNIIMEEMDDLMVGVWWTVLFPGLAIIFTVLAVNFLGEGLKEMLEAGRGTRDA
- a CDS encoding ABC transporter permease; the protein is MGLRSYLLRRGSQVLPLLFGISILAFLIIHLSPIDPVELYLGKEEAGLLSPQDRARLRASWGLDKPLPVQYLVWLGQLLHGNLGRSQLTGEPVAEVIGEHLQATLALMGISYLLIVVISIYFGVVSAKKAGSLLDHAFTALGFALYATPNFWLALILIYAFSLKLNIFPVCGTGYTREAAFSLMGFLHHLALPSLVLALTTVPWYSRFLRSSLLEVLTSDFILVARAKGLTERAVLLRHALRNALLPFLTLLGMAFPHLVGGSVVIETIFAWPGVGRLLVESALRADYPVLMGLVLLISTFVVLGNLLADVAYAVVDPRVRYGGES
- a CDS encoding ABC transporter substrate-binding protein is translated as MVPDLAESWKVSSDGKIYTFHLRRAVKWHDGKEFTADDVKFTYEKILDPEVASPLKPYFELVEKIDVVDDYTLRIQLSKPYAPFLEKLVVGIVPKHLLDGKDIKTAEFNHNPVGTGPFKFVEWKKGERLVMEANPDYFLGKPEVDRVVVTFIPDENTRLLQIVKGEVDGAFLPPKLASKAESSEVQVFTVPTGEWCGIALPYENPLFRDRNLRQAIAYAIDKQAIVDNVLEGKGEPTSIPFRSNHWAFNPKAKRYSPDLEKAKTLLAASGWEDTDGDGILDKNGEPLCFILMYPADDVLRKDICTAVRTDLREVGIDVELAGLSWEQIKPRMYQDATLFFFATVYDPDDQYPIWHSEFIGQGWWNPTCFRNGTVDELLEKGRATMDKQKRREIYGKLQEILAEEQPMVFIAFMDHTYLCSKRIKGIKIHPEGHSGYLTEGIWWNLEEWSLE
- a CDS encoding ABC transporter permease; this encodes MLKNRLAVLGLVILLLFLVTAIFAPFLSPHDPWALGTPYLPPGGEHLLGTNDIGQDLLSELIYSTRISLFIGFFAAFLATVIGTLVGLAAGYLRGTLDELLMRFADLFFLIPTLPLVIVLVAYLKPSIWNIIITISLLGWAGTARVVRSRVLQIREMPFVRSARALGAGSFYIMLRHILPNTSEVVFAKASLAVAGAMLTEAGLSFLGLGDPTQKSWGMMLHYAFTHGGIVNGYWWWYLPPVFCISFAVLGFVLLGYAGQEEGPESRWFHGVPGEHVFPTRPARKELIRGVKDMIT